A single genomic interval of Oryza sativa Japonica Group chromosome 7, ASM3414082v1 harbors:
- the LOC4342270 gene encoding L-ascorbate oxidase homolog — translation MAPPPAAAAALAACILAVAATLAGADDPYRFFTWNVTYGSINPLGSTPQQGILINGQFPGPRIDCVTNDNIIVNVFNNLDEPFLLTWNGIKQRKNSWQDGVLGTNCPIPPGANYTYKFQAKDQIGTFVYFPSVAMHRAAGGFGALNVYQRPAIPVPYPPPAGDFTLLVGDWYKAGHKQLRQALDAGGGGALPPPDALLINGMPSAAAFVGDQGRTYLFRVSNVGVKTSVNVRIQGHSLRLVEVEGTHPVQNVYDSLDVHVGQSVAFLVTLDKAAQDYAVVASARFSPGASPLMATGTLHYSSAVSRAPGPLPAPPPEQAEWSMNQARSFRWNLTASAARPNPQGSFHYGTIATSRTLVLANSAPVLAGQRRYAVNGVSFVVPDTPLKLVDNYNIANVIGWDSVPARPDGAAPRSGTPVVRLNLHEFIEVVFQNTENELQSWHLDGYDFWVVGYGNGQWTENQRTTYNLVDAQARHTVQVYPNGWSAILVSLDNQGMWNLRSANWDRQYLGQQLYMRVWTPQQSFSNEYSIPTNAILCGRAAGLGH, via the exons ATGGCGCCTCCTCCGGCTGCAGCTGCGGCGTTGGCGGCGTGCattctcgccgtcgccgccaccctcgccggcgccgacgacccctaccgcttcttcacctggaaCGTCACCTACGGCAGCATCAACCCTCTCGGCTCCACCCCGCAGCAG GGCATCTTGATCAATGGCCAGTTTCCTGGGCCGCGAATCGACTGCGTGACGAACGACAACATCATCGTGAACGTGTTCAACAACCTGGACGAGCCGTTCCTCCTGACATGGAATGGCATCAAGCAGCGCAAGAACTCGTGGCAGGACGGCGTGCTGGGCACCAACTGCCCAATCCCCCCTGGCGCCAACTACACCTACAAGTTCCAGGCCAAGGACCAGATCGGCACCTTCGTCTACTTCCCCTCCGTCGCCAtgcaccgcgccgccggcggcttcgGCGCGCTCAACGTCTACCAGCGCCCGGCCATCCCCGTCCCgtacccgccgcccgccggcgacTTCACGCTCCTCGTCGGCGACTGGTACAAGGCCGGGCATAAGCAGCTGAGGCAGGcgctcgacgccggcggcggtggcgcgctcccgccgcccgacGCGCTGCTCATCAATGGcatgccgtcggcggcggcgttcgtcgGCGACCAGGGGAGGACGTACCTGTTCAGGGTGTCCAATGTCGGGGTGAAGACGTCCGTCAATGTCAGGATCCAGGGGCACTCGCTGAggttggtggaggtggaggggacgCACCCGGTGCAGAACGTGTACGACTCGCTCGACGTCCATGTCGGCCAGTCGGTGGCGTTCCTCGTCACGCTCGACAAGGCGGCGCAGGACTACGCCGTCGTGGCGTCCGCGCGGTTCAGCCCGGGCGCGTCGCCGCTGATGGCGACGGGGACGCTGCACTACAGCAGCGCCGTGTCCAGGGCGCCCGGCCcgctcccggcgccgccgccggagcaggcGGAGTGGTCGATGAACCAGGCGAGGTCGTTCCGGTGGAACctgacggcgagcgcggcgaggcccAACCCGCAGGGGTCGTTCCACTACGGCACCATCGCGACGTCGAGGACGCTGGTGCTCGCCAACTCCGCGCCGGTGCTCGCCGGGCAGCGCCGGTACGCCGTCAACGGCGTGTCGTTCGTCGTCCCCGACACGCCGCTCAAGCTCGTGGACAACTACAACATCGCCAATGTCATCGGCTGGGACAGCGTCCCGGCGAGGCccgacggcgcggcgccgcggTCGGGGACGCCGGTGGTGAGGCTCAACCTGCACGAGTTCATCGAGGTGGTGTTCCAGAACACGGAGAACGAGCTGCAGTCTTGGCATCTCGATGGATATGACTTCTGGGTTGTTGG GTATGGCAATGGTCAGTGGACTGAGAATCAGCGGACAACCTACAACTTGGTTGATGCGCAAGCGAGGCATACAGTTCAG GTTTACCCGAATGGATGGTCGGCAATCTTGGTGTCATTGGACAACCAGGGGATGTGGAACCTGAGGTCGGCGAACTGGGACCGGCAATACCTCGGCCAGCAGCTGTACATGAGAGTGTGGACGCCGCAGCAGAGCTTCTCCAATGAGTACAGTATCCCGACCAACGCCATACTCTGCGGTAGAGCTGCCGGCCTTGGACACTGA